The Kroppenstedtia pulmonis genome has a segment encoding these proteins:
- the dapF gene encoding diaminopimelate epimerase has product MKFTKMHGLGNDFIVVAGEKQLPENSSEMARRICNRHFGVGGDGLVFILPSEKGDVRMRIINSDGSEAEQCGNAVRCVARYCYERLQFGTGKLAIETQAGLQYVELPGTGMNTDLIRVDMGKPRLAGKEIPTAVKGETVVEHPVKLGEETFFVTGVSMGNPHGVIFVEDADTFPVEVWGPKLEQHSFFPEKANVEFVTVRTPHELDMRVWERGVGRTMACGTGACAALVASVLTGKAERQATVHLQGGDLEIEWSKQNDHVYMTGPAKAVFEGEWLG; this is encoded by the coding sequence ATGAAATTTACCAAAATGCATGGACTGGGAAATGATTTTATTGTAGTGGCAGGAGAAAAACAGTTGCCAGAAAACTCCTCGGAAATGGCCCGACGGATCTGCAACCGTCACTTTGGTGTGGGGGGAGACGGATTGGTTTTCATCCTTCCATCGGAAAAAGGGGATGTACGGATGCGAATTATCAATTCCGATGGAAGTGAAGCGGAGCAGTGTGGCAATGCCGTACGTTGTGTCGCCAGGTATTGTTATGAACGGCTTCAGTTTGGCACCGGGAAGCTTGCTATCGAAACCCAAGCGGGTCTTCAGTATGTTGAGTTGCCGGGAACAGGAATGAATACTGATTTGATTCGAGTGGATATGGGAAAACCCCGTCTGGCCGGGAAAGAGATTCCCACTGCAGTGAAGGGTGAAACCGTGGTGGAGCACCCGGTGAAGCTGGGAGAAGAAACTTTTTTTGTGACGGGAGTTTCCATGGGAAATCCCCATGGGGTTATTTTTGTGGAAGATGCAGACACCTTTCCGGTGGAGGTTTGGGGACCCAAGCTGGAACAACACTCTTTCTTTCCTGAAAAGGCCAATGTGGAATTTGTAACCGTCCGCACTCCCCATGAATTGGATATGCGGGTTTGGGAGCGGGGTGTTGGTCGAACCATGGCCTGTGGAACAGGTGCCTGTGCCGCTCTGGTGGCCTCTGTCCTCACAGGAAAAGCAGAGCGTCAAGCGACTGTCCATCTGCAGGGAGGCGATCTGGAGATTGAATGGAGTAAACAGAATGACCATGTTTATATGACCGGTCCGGCAAAGGCAGTCTTTGAAGGGGAATGGTTGGGATAA
- a CDS encoding calcium-translocating P-type ATPase, SERCA-type, protein MSGGNRYIGWDIDQVTSHFKVDPAKGLKEADADQRRRKTGPNQLAEGAKLSPVALLLNQFKDFMVLVLLAATLVSGLLGEYTDAVAIMAIVILNAILGFVQEFRAEKSLSALKKLSAPMARVKRDGMWVRIPAVELVPGDIVSLESGDRVPADVRLIQAENLYIEESALTGESVPVNKMHHSLPGGEIPLGDQKNMAFLGTMAVRGTGIGLVVHTGMETEMGRIAHLIQSTEAMQTPLQYRLEQLGKILIVVALFLTALVVVTGILHGHDSYKMFLAGVSLAVAAIPEGLPAIVTIALALGVQRMIKRRAIIRKLPSVETLGCASVICSDKTGTLTQNKMTVTHIWAGGRRLTVGGSGYQPKGEFEYEGQKVKVQRDPALKQLLEIAVMCNNAVLVRDEGKEGLLRRKQESWRIDGDPTEGALLVAGAKAGLTNNVLEGAWQRVKEFPFDSERKMMSVLVKDRQGERKLLTKGAPDVLLQKCTHILYQGRKVPLTQSLRNQVSQVNEELAAMALRNLAFAFRDWNGAEPSSELSAERGLVFIGLAGMIDPPREEVKEAIRTCRKAGIKTVMITGDHQTTAVAIARQLGILTPGGITVNGSELQQMNDSQFEQQVQDIQVYARVSPEHKLRIVKALQKEGHVVAMTGDGVNDAPAIKASDIGIAMGITGTDVSKEASSLILADDNFATIVSAIEEGRSIYDNIRKFISYLLASNVGEILVMFLAMLAGLPLPLVPIQILWVNLVTDGLPAMALGVDPAEEDTMNRPPRNSRESIFARGVGWKIVSRGLLIGICTLGAFWLAYSEMPEDLVRAQTVAFATLVLAQLVYVFDCRSDQSVFHRNPLSNMALVLAVFSSAALLLAVMYYPPLQPIFHTTALGTREWALVISASTLPILLAGAVDMIMRPIRRPVQDPSH, encoded by the coding sequence GTGTCAGGAGGAAACCGCTATATTGGGTGGGATATCGATCAGGTTACATCTCACTTCAAAGTGGATCCCGCTAAAGGGTTAAAAGAAGCGGATGCAGATCAGCGTCGTCGGAAAACAGGGCCCAATCAATTGGCAGAAGGGGCCAAGCTGTCTCCAGTGGCTTTGTTGCTCAATCAGTTTAAGGATTTCATGGTATTGGTTTTGTTGGCGGCGACATTGGTATCAGGGTTGTTAGGGGAATATACCGATGCTGTCGCCATTATGGCGATTGTGATCCTGAATGCCATCTTGGGGTTTGTCCAAGAGTTTCGGGCGGAGAAATCACTGAGTGCATTAAAGAAGTTGTCGGCACCGATGGCCAGGGTTAAACGGGATGGTATGTGGGTTCGTATTCCCGCAGTTGAGCTGGTACCGGGGGATATCGTGTCCTTGGAGAGCGGAGACCGGGTACCTGCCGATGTACGCTTGATTCAGGCGGAAAACTTATACATTGAGGAATCAGCCTTAACAGGGGAATCTGTTCCCGTAAATAAAATGCATCATTCTTTACCTGGCGGAGAGATTCCTCTCGGCGACCAAAAGAATATGGCCTTTCTGGGAACCATGGCAGTTCGCGGGACCGGGATCGGGCTGGTGGTGCATACCGGGATGGAAACGGAGATGGGGCGGATCGCCCATCTGATTCAATCCACTGAGGCCATGCAGACACCGTTGCAATATCGATTGGAGCAATTGGGGAAAATTTTGATTGTCGTAGCCTTATTTCTAACCGCCTTGGTGGTGGTAACGGGTATTCTCCATGGTCATGATAGCTATAAAATGTTTTTGGCAGGTGTCAGTCTTGCTGTGGCGGCTATTCCTGAGGGATTGCCGGCTATTGTGACCATTGCCTTGGCTTTGGGTGTACAGCGGATGATTAAACGCCGGGCCATCATACGAAAGCTTCCATCAGTGGAAACCCTGGGCTGTGCTTCAGTCATCTGTTCGGACAAGACAGGAACCTTGACCCAGAATAAAATGACAGTCACTCATATATGGGCCGGGGGACGACGGTTGACAGTAGGGGGTTCAGGCTACCAACCCAAGGGGGAATTCGAGTACGAGGGGCAAAAGGTAAAAGTCCAACGGGATCCCGCTCTCAAACAGCTTTTGGAAATTGCGGTAATGTGTAATAATGCGGTTTTGGTCCGGGATGAAGGGAAGGAGGGCTTACTCAGACGAAAGCAGGAGAGTTGGCGAATTGACGGAGATCCCACAGAAGGGGCATTGTTGGTGGCAGGTGCCAAAGCAGGGCTGACCAACAACGTATTAGAAGGTGCCTGGCAAAGAGTGAAAGAATTCCCCTTTGACTCTGAACGGAAAATGATGTCGGTTTTGGTGAAAGATCGACAAGGGGAACGAAAGCTTTTAACCAAGGGAGCACCCGATGTTTTGTTGCAAAAATGTACCCATATTTTGTACCAGGGACGGAAGGTTCCTTTAACCCAATCCTTGCGGAATCAAGTCAGCCAAGTCAATGAGGAACTGGCGGCGATGGCTTTGCGTAATTTGGCTTTCGCCTTTCGGGATTGGAATGGGGCGGAACCTTCTTCCGAACTGTCTGCAGAACGGGGTCTGGTTTTTATCGGGTTGGCGGGTATGATTGATCCTCCTCGGGAGGAAGTGAAAGAAGCGATCCGAACCTGTCGGAAGGCGGGCATCAAAACGGTAATGATTACCGGTGACCACCAAACCACGGCAGTGGCGATTGCTCGCCAGCTGGGTATCCTCACTCCTGGGGGGATTACAGTAAACGGCAGTGAATTGCAACAAATGAATGATTCACAATTTGAACAACAGGTCCAAGATATTCAGGTCTATGCCCGGGTCTCCCCGGAACATAAGTTGAGAATTGTAAAGGCATTGCAAAAAGAGGGACACGTGGTGGCCATGACCGGAGACGGGGTCAATGATGCTCCGGCTATTAAAGCATCTGATATCGGGATTGCCATGGGTATTACGGGTACGGATGTGTCCAAGGAAGCTTCTTCCCTGATCCTGGCAGATGACAACTTTGCCACGATTGTGTCCGCCATTGAAGAAGGACGCAGTATTTATGATAACATTCGAAAATTCATCAGCTATCTGTTGGCGAGTAATGTTGGTGAAATTCTGGTTATGTTTTTGGCCATGTTGGCAGGTTTGCCTTTGCCCTTGGTACCGATTCAGATTTTGTGGGTCAATCTGGTGACGGACGGTTTACCGGCAATGGCGTTGGGGGTGGACCCGGCAGAGGAGGATACGATGAATCGGCCTCCCCGAAACAGTCGGGAAAGTATTTTTGCCAGAGGGGTCGGATGGAAAATCGTGAGTCGGGGTTTACTGATCGGCATTTGTACCTTGGGGGCTTTCTGGCTGGCCTACTCAGAGATGCCAGAAGACTTGGTTCGTGCTCAGACCGTTGCCTTTGCCACCCTGGTATTGGCACAGTTGGTTTATGTTTTTGATTGTCGCAGCGACCAGTCTGTGTTTCACCGAAATCCTCTGAGCAATATGGCCCTGGTGCTGGCGGTATTTTCCTCTGCGGCACTGTTGTTGGCGGTTATGTATTATCCACCGTTGCAACCTATATTTCATACAACGGCCCTGGGCACAAGAGAGTGGGCATTGGTGATTTCCGCATCGACGTTACCTATTCTGTTGGCAGGTGCTGTGGATATGATCATGCGCCCCATTCGTCGGCCCGTTCAAGATCCCTCCCACTAA
- a CDS encoding ArsR/SmtB family transcription factor: MFPTQLPEVASLLADPSRVIILTTLLDGRFHTAGELAFQAGITPQTVSFHLQKLQSCHMVERDQQGRHSYYRLSSDELAKWLESFLGVLPPPEIRSLRQSTQLKELRKARSCYDHLAGDLGVKILDRLIEYQWLEELGGKKLQLTEEGEIHLVKWGVDVDLARNKRRSFAHRCLDWSERRYHLAGALGCVLYDFFIQQGWVQQNNFPRVLIISKKGEEALSKWLGIRC, encoded by the coding sequence ATGTTTCCTACCCAGTTACCTGAAGTCGCGAGTTTGCTAGCGGATCCCTCTCGTGTAATCATTCTGACCACATTATTAGACGGAAGATTTCATACTGCTGGAGAATTAGCATTTCAAGCAGGGATTACACCGCAAACCGTATCCTTTCATTTACAAAAATTACAGTCCTGCCACATGGTGGAGCGCGATCAACAAGGACGTCATAGTTACTACCGTCTTTCATCCGACGAGTTGGCGAAGTGGTTGGAGTCCTTTTTGGGAGTATTGCCCCCGCCGGAGATCCGATCTCTTCGTCAATCCACTCAGTTGAAAGAACTTCGTAAAGCCCGAAGTTGCTACGATCATCTTGCAGGAGACCTAGGAGTCAAAATATTGGATCGCCTGATAGAATATCAGTGGTTGGAGGAATTGGGTGGAAAAAAGCTTCAACTAACAGAAGAAGGGGAGATCCATCTTGTGAAGTGGGGAGTTGATGTAGATCTCGCTCGTAATAAACGCCGATCTTTTGCTCATCGATGCCTGGACTGGAGTGAACGTCGCTATCATCTTGCAGGGGCATTGGGATGTGTACTCTACGATTTTTTCATTCAACAGGGATGGGTTCAACAAAACAATTTCCCACGGGTACTGATCATTTCGAAAAAAGGAGAGGAAGCCCTCTCCAAATGGTTGGGTATTCGCTGCTGA
- a CDS encoding flavin reductase family protein — MLHHRSIHPKILYYGTPVLLLTTLNEDGSTNISPLSSSWALDHYIVLGIATQGKAYENLKRCGECVINLPDSSLWKNIESLAPYTGKQPVPEIKQKLGFRYCKDKFKVSGLTPQCSTILRPVRIRECPLQIEARVLNIRIFSDDGHLALVETEQIQVHASQEILTEEEYIDPASWKPLIYNFRHYFGLGEPLGKSFRAER, encoded by the coding sequence TTGCTTCACCACCGATCAATTCATCCCAAGATTCTTTACTATGGAACCCCTGTCCTATTACTTACTACTCTCAATGAAGACGGTTCTACTAATATCAGTCCGCTTTCCTCTTCATGGGCGTTGGACCACTATATCGTTTTGGGGATTGCGACCCAGGGCAAGGCTTATGAGAACCTAAAGAGGTGTGGAGAGTGCGTCATTAATTTACCGGACTCCTCTTTGTGGAAAAACATAGAGTCCTTGGCTCCCTATACAGGGAAACAGCCCGTTCCCGAGATAAAACAGAAGTTGGGATTTCGTTACTGCAAAGACAAATTTAAAGTGTCAGGCTTGACACCTCAATGCTCAACGATCCTCCGTCCTGTCCGAATCCGAGAATGTCCACTCCAGATTGAAGCCCGGGTTCTGAACATACGCATCTTCTCCGATGACGGGCACCTGGCTCTTGTAGAAACAGAGCAGATTCAAGTTCATGCCTCACAAGAAATTCTTACCGAGGAGGAATATATTGACCCTGCTTCTTGGAAACCATTAATCTATAATTTTCGTCACTACTTCGGCTTGGGAGAGCCTCTGGGGAAAAGTTTTCGGGCAGAACGTTAA
- the cas6 gene encoding CRISPR-associated endoribonuclease Cas6 codes for MIKIRLSVVLEAEDLKIPVQYQQTLQGLIYRSLSNPELATFLHDQGYLFNEKRSFKMFTFSRLFGKSVYDSRQRMLTFQGVLRWHISSALTEFIQNLGQAFLLQPAIQLSDQDVTVKEVTYSNSSITSSNCRIRMLSPITVASTFQSTDGKKVTHFFSPDDLVFSHMIEENLKRKYKAFTGQDCTDSFQITPLSVTRKDKVVTKFKGIIINAWAGTYEIRSTPQMLTFAYQAGLGGRNSQGFGMFEVLDEQPPGR; via the coding sequence GTGATAAAAATTCGACTCTCTGTTGTTTTAGAAGCCGAAGATTTAAAAATTCCCGTCCAATACCAACAAACTCTTCAGGGATTGATTTATCGCTCCCTGTCCAACCCCGAGCTGGCTACTTTTCTCCATGATCAGGGCTATTTGTTTAATGAAAAGCGTTCCTTCAAGATGTTTACTTTTTCCCGGCTGTTTGGAAAATCGGTTTATGACTCTCGCCAGCGGATGCTCACTTTTCAGGGAGTGCTCCGATGGCACATCAGTTCCGCCCTTACGGAATTCATTCAGAATTTGGGACAAGCTTTTTTACTTCAACCCGCTATCCAGTTAAGTGATCAAGATGTCACCGTTAAAGAAGTTACCTACAGCAACTCTTCCATCACTTCTTCCAATTGTAGAATCCGCATGTTGTCACCTATCACGGTAGCCAGTACTTTCCAATCCACTGACGGTAAAAAAGTAACCCATTTTTTCTCCCCGGATGATCTGGTTTTTTCTCACATGATCGAAGAAAACCTGAAGCGAAAATACAAAGCCTTTACCGGCCAGGACTGCACAGACTCCTTCCAGATTACACCCCTGTCCGTCACTCGCAAAGACAAAGTCGTAACCAAATTCAAAGGGATCATTATCAATGCCTGGGCAGGTACCTACGAGATCCGTTCCACCCCCCAAATGCTGACCTTCGCTTATCAGGCTGGCTTGGGGGGACGAAATTCCCAGGGGTTTGGCATGTTTGAGGTGTTGGATGAACAGCCGCCAGGAAGATAA
- a CDS encoding AAA domain-containing protein, translating into MSVEKNLLAYFFRSFQDQDISSFKRNEGIHISDKEFRTGELSKNSLSLIREKMKDPDGKMELHICLVFLEHNDNPNKILTPLFIPTQLEEERLLPISDRPPYIPRQHLEPTAGDHLVLGSLEKLDSYMERNSYSVEGNWNRAIEYAEKLFNYVIDDIQRFSIQDYRRSNQIWVVPRQEGMKHKDLNNMYRRMLGSEEIPPLLNSYLSLNEEPKVPVLNPLTFSERHLGQMNNSYPLSKGQRESMHHFFTLNEGEMLAVNGPPGTGKTTLLQNVVASLWVEAAVNGADDPPVVVATSANNKAITNIIDSFAQTGEQNIDERTSWGKKAVNLKGRWLPDLWSYGLYLPSNTKMIELSKSNHHYQVVSANSENFMDKLESVDRFPELKRHFLEKCSLYTKYTVDNLRQALEILQNDLVKTCEIIQEGVYLTAKKQEHHNLLERKYKGSLDCLIRKVNDWQDKVEKKKKEVLLYEDLKKSWNDYQNQEPLWWSWLSFLPGIKKRKVRRIESFLLNYKDLVCISANSEKEVTLAIDNKIQQFKRELKEVEEKYAELDMLHGEVITTQEQLRLWREKHDVKEDNVIEGLDTTLRFMAFQQATHYWEVKWLLEVEEQIHNRYQDSKSSRKTMKRWRRYAKLTPCFVATFYRLPQLFQGRDPRKNGGKVEFETSYLTEFIDLLIIDEAGQVPPGLAVPAFSLAKKALVVGDTMQIEPISQVTSAIDQGNLLGCKVIHDLKEASDIEEKGVTAVSGSVMKIAQRRSKYQKMDMFGGMFLAEHRRCVPEIIEYCNLIAYKGVLNPKRDKELKYNFLPHLGYAHIGSDAKEVSGRGKFNLEEAEAIVLWVKKHKDLIEKISKKKIEDVLGIITPFRYQTALIRQFLKELGMSDITVGTVHALQGAEKDIIIFSPVIGSKKGKPFYDRNPNMLNVAVSRAKDSFLVFGNMDEFGLSRGSPSHILKSMLYKKENEIQNIPRESNLFGHVAKSLRKRSNSQAGDDRTIVQHIVNIYKNEGQVILAQDQGQIIATQNIKGSK; encoded by the coding sequence TTGAGTGTTGAAAAAAATCTGTTAGCCTATTTTTTTCGGAGTTTTCAGGATCAGGATATTAGCTCTTTTAAGCGAAACGAAGGAATTCATATTTCTGATAAGGAGTTTCGGACAGGGGAGTTGTCAAAGAATAGTTTGTCTCTTATTCGGGAAAAGATGAAGGATCCAGATGGAAAAATGGAATTGCATATTTGTTTGGTTTTTCTGGAACATAACGATAACCCCAATAAGATATTAACTCCCCTTTTTATTCCGACACAATTGGAAGAAGAAAGGCTACTTCCAATTTCCGATCGCCCTCCGTACATACCTCGGCAGCACTTAGAGCCTACAGCCGGCGATCATTTAGTATTGGGGAGTCTGGAAAAGTTAGATTCCTATATGGAACGAAACTCCTATTCAGTCGAAGGCAATTGGAATCGGGCCATAGAGTATGCTGAGAAACTTTTCAACTATGTAATTGATGATATCCAAAGGTTTTCGATTCAAGACTATCGGCGGAGTAATCAAATATGGGTGGTACCGAGACAAGAAGGAATGAAGCATAAAGACCTCAATAATATGTATCGACGAATGCTTGGGTCAGAAGAAATTCCTCCATTATTAAACAGCTATCTTTCTTTAAATGAGGAGCCCAAAGTTCCTGTATTAAATCCTCTTACTTTTTCAGAACGTCATTTAGGGCAAATGAATAATAGCTACCCCCTTTCAAAGGGTCAAAGGGAATCCATGCATCACTTTTTTACATTGAATGAAGGAGAAATGTTGGCGGTTAACGGGCCACCAGGTACAGGAAAAACGACTCTTTTGCAAAACGTAGTTGCTTCACTTTGGGTTGAGGCCGCAGTAAATGGAGCAGATGATCCTCCTGTAGTTGTTGCGACTTCTGCAAACAATAAAGCGATTACTAATATCATTGACAGTTTTGCGCAAACAGGGGAGCAGAATATAGATGAAAGAACATCTTGGGGGAAAAAGGCGGTTAACCTGAAGGGTAGGTGGCTTCCTGATCTGTGGAGTTATGGTCTTTATCTTCCATCCAATACAAAGATGATAGAGCTAAGTAAAAGCAACCATCATTACCAGGTTGTAAGCGCAAACAGCGAAAATTTTATGGATAAACTTGAATCAGTGGATCGTTTCCCTGAATTGAAGAGGCATTTTTTAGAAAAATGTTCTCTGTATACTAAATACACGGTGGATAATCTCCGACAAGCATTGGAGATCCTTCAGAATGATCTCGTGAAAACTTGTGAGATCATTCAGGAAGGTGTTTACTTAACAGCGAAGAAACAGGAACACCACAACCTCTTGGAACGTAAGTACAAAGGGTCACTGGATTGTTTGATCAGGAAGGTAAATGATTGGCAAGACAAAGTGGAAAAGAAGAAAAAAGAGGTTTTGCTGTATGAGGATCTAAAAAAATCATGGAATGATTACCAGAACCAAGAGCCACTATGGTGGAGCTGGCTGTCTTTTTTACCTGGCATAAAGAAACGAAAGGTGCGAAGAATCGAGTCCTTTCTTTTGAACTATAAGGATTTGGTCTGTATTTCAGCTAACTCTGAAAAGGAAGTCACCCTAGCTATTGACAATAAAATCCAGCAGTTTAAAAGAGAGCTAAAAGAAGTAGAGGAAAAGTACGCTGAACTGGATATGCTGCACGGAGAAGTCATAACGACCCAGGAGCAACTTCGTCTCTGGCGTGAAAAACATGATGTGAAAGAGGATAACGTCATTGAGGGACTGGATACAACCCTGCGTTTTATGGCTTTTCAACAAGCCACTCATTACTGGGAGGTCAAATGGCTCTTAGAGGTAGAAGAACAAATCCACAATCGATACCAGGATAGTAAATCAAGTCGAAAAACAATGAAACGGTGGCGACGGTATGCTAAACTGACTCCTTGCTTTGTTGCTACTTTTTATAGGCTCCCACAGTTGTTTCAAGGAAGGGACCCACGTAAAAATGGTGGAAAAGTAGAGTTTGAAACTTCTTACCTGACCGAATTCATCGATCTCCTTATTATTGATGAGGCAGGACAAGTACCACCTGGACTAGCTGTACCGGCTTTTTCTCTGGCAAAAAAAGCGCTGGTAGTAGGGGATACCATGCAAATTGAACCGATAAGTCAGGTCACGTCTGCGATTGATCAAGGTAATCTTCTAGGATGTAAGGTTATTCATGATTTAAAAGAAGCTTCCGATATAGAAGAAAAAGGAGTAACAGCGGTATCAGGAAGTGTCATGAAAATTGCACAACGCCGGAGCAAGTATCAGAAGATGGATATGTTTGGTGGAATGTTCCTCGCTGAGCATCGTCGGTGTGTCCCTGAAATCATTGAGTATTGTAATCTGATTGCATACAAGGGTGTGCTAAATCCTAAACGGGATAAAGAGCTGAAATATAACTTTCTTCCCCATCTTGGGTATGCTCATATTGGAAGTGACGCTAAAGAAGTGAGTGGTCGAGGCAAATTTAACTTGGAAGAAGCGGAAGCGATTGTTTTATGGGTAAAAAAACATAAAGACTTGATTGAAAAAATATCGAAAAAGAAAATTGAGGATGTATTGGGGATTATCACTCCTTTTCGATATCAGACTGCTTTGATTCGTCAATTTTTAAAAGAATTAGGTATGAGTGATATTACTGTTGGTACTGTTCATGCTTTGCAAGGGGCAGAGAAGGATATTATTATCTTCTCACCTGTGATTGGATCTAAAAAAGGAAAACCCTTTTACGATCGTAACCCTAATATGTTGAATGTGGCTGTTTCTCGTGCTAAGGATAGCTTTCTTGTTTTCGGCAATATGGATGAGTTCGGATTATCACGAGGATCTCCTTCCCATATTCTTAAAAGTATGCTTTATAAAAAGGAGAATGAAATTCAAAACATACCCAGGGAAAGTAACCTGTTCGGACATGTTGCAAAGAGTTTACGAAAACGGTCTAACTCCCAGGCAGGAGACGATAGAACGATCGTACAACATATTGTTAACATCTATAAAAATGAAGGACAAGTTATTCTTGCTCAAGATCAAGGTCAAATCATTGCAACTCAAAACATAAAGGGGAGTAAATGA
- a CDS encoding M48 family metallopeptidase codes for MKKILIVEDLQFSLCRSDRRKTVGITVERDGSLILSAPGDTPESQLREVVEEKREWIYTKLARKELLFQSCPPKEFVNGEGFFYLGRSYRLQLVNPRDEQGKNRSPLRLNRGRFELRRDEVDQGRKHFIRWYREHAQPWLERKVHLWKNRIGVHPTVVRVQDLGYRWGSCGVKGQLNFHWRTILLPASIVEYIIAHELAHLQQPHHTPAFWQHLDRTMPDYIRRKQWLAENGAEYRL; via the coding sequence ATGAAGAAAATATTGATCGTGGAAGACCTGCAATTTTCCCTCTGCCGCAGTGACCGGCGCAAAACCGTGGGCATTACCGTGGAGCGGGACGGGAGCTTGATCCTGTCCGCTCCCGGGGACACCCCGGAAAGTCAACTGCGGGAGGTGGTGGAGGAGAAGCGGGAGTGGATCTATACCAAACTGGCCCGGAAGGAACTCCTCTTCCAATCCTGTCCGCCCAAGGAGTTCGTCAATGGGGAGGGTTTTTTCTATCTGGGACGGAGCTACCGGCTCCAATTGGTTAACCCGCGGGATGAGCAAGGCAAGAACCGATCACCCCTGCGGCTGAACCGGGGCCGCTTTGAACTTCGACGGGACGAAGTCGACCAGGGTCGGAAGCACTTTATCCGCTGGTACCGGGAGCACGCCCAACCGTGGTTGGAACGTAAGGTCCACCTCTGGAAAAATCGGATAGGTGTTCACCCGACTGTGGTTCGTGTTCAGGACCTGGGCTACCGCTGGGGCTCCTGCGGTGTCAAGGGTCAGCTCAATTTCCACTGGCGAACCATCCTCCTACCCGCCTCCATAGTGGAATACATCATCGCCCACGAGCTGGCTCACCTTCAACAACCCCACCACACCCCGGCTTTCTGGCAACACCTGGACCGTACCATGCCGGACTACATCCGCCGTAAACAATGGCTGGCGGAGAACGGAGCGGAGTACAGGCTGTGA